The window ATATTCATTTTCTTCCACTGGTTCAATTGGTGTGTTTTTTACTGTCTCTTTTACTTGTTCAATCTCTTCTGCTGTTAATGTTTTAAAATCCAAATCGTCTCCTTTTTTGCTACAATTCATCACTATAAATGATATTGTAATTAATAAAATTATTGTTAATTTCTTCATCTGTTCTCCTTTTTTATATTTCAAAACTATTTGTAATTTTATGTTGGTTTGCAACTGTAATATTTACAGAATTATTGCTATTCTCAAGTTTTTCCAAAAAATAATCCATTGCCAGATTTGGGTCATTATTTTTTTCACTCAAATGACCTAAAATCACATTTTGCATCTTATTCTTTTTCAATGTTTCAATAAGAAATTTTACTGATTGTTCATTTGATAGATGTCCGAATTTTGATTTTATTCTCTGTTGTAATTCTAAAGGATAAACTCCATTTTTCAACATTTCCACATCATAATTTGCTTCGAGAATCATTAAATCCAATTTTTTCGCATTCATTTTTACGATATTATTTACGAACCCTAAATCTGTAAAAATTCCAACTGATTTATTTTTATTTTTGATGATGAAATTTACCGTATCTTCGGCATCGTGGCTGACTCTGAAAGGGTGGAGGTGCAAATCTTCAAATTCAATATCATCACTTGGATTGAATGTGCGAATATCTTTAATTTCGTCAAACTTTTTTCTCTCTTTTGCGATATGTAGAATATTTGAATTAATGTAAACCGGAATTTGATATTTTTTTGCGAATACTCTAACTCCACCAATATGGTCGCCGTGTTCGTGTGTGAGAAAAATTGCTTGAATATCTTTGGGATCGTGTCCTGCATTCTCTAATCTGATTGTTGCCTGTTTTCCGGATAGTCCTTGATCTATGAGAATCTTTGTTTTTTCACTCGCTATAAGTGTAATATTTCCTTTGCTTCCACTTGCTAATGGTTGAATTATCATTTTTATATTTTTTGTTTTTTAATATAAATCTATTTTTAACACTTTTAAATTTTGTTACTATCCAAAGTAGTAAACAAATAAGGTCAACACAAAAAAACCCCAACTTCTTTTTTTAATTCATTAAGAAGTTGGGGAATTTTCTTATTTCTCTGCTAATTTCTTATAATCTTCGTATCTTTCTTTTATGAATTTATCAGAATCTGTACGGAATTTTTCTACATTATCAGGAAATGTTCTTTTCAATGATTCATATCTTCCTTCATTAACAAAAAATTCTTCTACAGGTTTTTTCGGTGCTTTAGAATCCAATATGAAAGGATTTTTTCCTTCTTTTTTCAACAATGGATTATAGCGATAAGTTAACCAATATCCTGTCTCAACTGCAAGTTTTTCTTCCTGTTGTGTTTTCGACATGTCAATTCCATGAGCAATACAAGGTGTATATGCGATGATAAGAGAAGGTCCGTCATAAGCTTCTGCTTCAATAAGTGCCTTCATCAATTGATTTTTGTTATATCCCATTGCAACTGATGCAACATAAATATATCCATAACTCATTGCAATTCTACCAAGGTCTTTTTTGATTGTCTCTTTTCCCGATTCGGCAAATTTTGCTACTGCACCTAATGGAGATGCCTTTGATGCTTGTCCACCGGTATTTGAATAAACTTCAGTATCTAAAACCAAGATGTTGATATTTTTATTCATTGCAAGAACATGATCTAATCCGCCATAACCAATATCGTAAGCCCAACCGTCTCCACCAAATGACCAAACAGATTTTTGAATAAAATAGTTCTGCAATTCTTTTACTTTATCCAAAATTTCATTTTTACTCTCTTTTTGAAGCAATGTTTTGATATTTTCTACATTATTTTTTGCTTCATCGTCAACAGCATCCCAATTGTCAAGTGAATATTTAAGTGCAGTTTTTAAAGAGTTCTCTATATTCATTTCTATCAATTTTTTGGTAGCACTTTTCAATAATTTTCTATTAGAATCTACAGCAAGTCGCATTCCAAATCCATATTCTGCATTGTCTTCGAATAGTGAATTTGCCCAAGCAGGTCCGTGTCCATCTTTATTTTTCGTGTATGGAATAGTTGGGAAAGTTCCACCATAAATTGATGAACAACCTGTTGCATTTGCAATTATCATTCTATCACCAAAAAGTTGTGTAGTGAGTTTTACATATGGAGTTTCACCACAACCGGCACAAGCACCACTAAATTCGAAAAGCGGTTGTTTAAATTGACTTCCTTTAACTTTAGTAGTATCATTATTTCCATTTACATCTTCAGGTAAATCAACAAAGAATTTATAATTTGTCTCTTCGCCAAGTTCTCTTTCTGTTTCGATTGGCGACATTGCAAGTGCTTGAGTAGGACATTCATTAACACAAGATCCGCAACCAACACAATCATCAATAAAAACCTGAATTTTGTATTTTTTATCTTTGTCTTTTCCCATAGCATCGAGTACATTAAATTCTTTTGGTGCATTTTCTAAATCCTTTGGATCAATCAATTTTGGTCTGATAGAAGCATGCGGACATACGAATGCACATTGATTACATTGAATACATTTTTCGGCATCCCAATGTGGAACAGTTGGTGCAGAACCTCTTTTTTCTAATTTCATAGTACCTGTTGGCACATATCCATCAAAAGGCATTTGAGAAACGGGAATATCATCTCCCTTTTCTCTCATAATCGGTTCGATAACATTTTTAATAAATCCTACTGAATCTTTTGGAACTAATTCTTTTGGTTCTTTAGATTTTTTTGGAAGTTCTTTTGGAATATCAATTTTCACTAATGCTTCATTTGTGGCATCAACTGCTTTCCAATTCATCTCTACAATTTTTTTACCTTTTTTCAGATAAGATTTTTCAATCGCATCTTTAATCATTTTAATTGCTGTTTCTTTTTCCAAAACTTCCGAAATTAGGAAAAATGCAGCTTGCATAATCGTATTAATTCTTCCGCCTAATTTAACTTTATTTGCTATTTCCAAAGCATTAATGTTGTAAAGTTTAATGTTTTTCTCTATGATTGTTTTTTGCATATCTTTAGTTAAATTTTCGAATACTTCATCAGATTTTAAATTTGAATTTAATAGAAAAACACCATTTTCTTTTATTCCTTCAAGAATATCATATCTTCCTATAAATGCCTGATTGTGACAAGCGATAAAGTCAGTATTATCAACAAGATATTCTGATTGGATTTTTTCTTTTCCAAATCGTAAATGGCTTCTTGTGGTTCCACCTGATTTTTTCGAATCATATTGAAAATATCCTTGTGCGTACATGTCTGTATTATCACCAATGATTTTGATTGAATTTTTATTGGCACCAACAGTTCCATCTGCACCAAGTCCCCAAAATTTACAACTTATTGTTCCTTCCGGAGTAGTGTTTAATGTTTCAGGATAATCAATTGAGAGATTTGTCACATCATCATTAATCCCAACTGTAAATCCATGAGTACATTTATTGTCTAAATGGTCGAAAACTCCTTTTACCATTTGTGGTGTGAATTCTTTGGAAGATAGTCCGTATCGTCCACCGATAATTGTAAGATTTTCATCTTTTAATCCGGCAACAATATCTAAATATAATGGTTCGCCAATTGATCCGGGTTCTTTTGTTCTGTCGAGTACTGCAATTTTTTTAACTGATTTCGGCAAGACATTAAGTAAATGTTTGACAGAAAAAGGTCTGAATAGGCGAATTTTGATTAATCCGAGTTTTTCGCCATTTTTATTCAAATAGTTGATTGTTTCTTCGATTGTGTCACAAGCACTTCCCATTGCGATGATAATTTTTTCTGCATCAGGGGCACCAAAATAATCGAATAAATGATATTGTCTGCCAATTTTTTTGGCAACTTTATCCATATATTCTTGAACAATTTCCGGTGCTTCATCATAATATTTATTTACAGTTTCGCGACCTTGAAAATATACATCAGGATTTTGTGCTCCGACTTTTATTTGCGGATTTTCAGAATTTAATGCACGACTTCTAAAATCTTCGACATATTTATTTTCAACAAGTGATTTCATTGTATCATAATCAATCATTTCCACTTTTTGAATTTCATGAGAATTTCTAAATCCGTCGAAAAAATTTAGAAATGGAACTTTTGTTTTTAAAGTTGCTAAATGTGATACGAGTGCAAGATCCAATATTTCTTGTATTGATGAAACAGCCATTTCCGCGAAACCTGTGTTTCGTGCAGACATTACATCGGAATGGTCGCCAAAAATAGAAAGCGATTGTACTGCAAGTGAACGAGCAGAAACATGGAAAACTGTTGGTAACATTTCTCCTGCAATTTTATGCATATTTGGTAGCATCAACATTAATCCTTGTGATGCCGTAAAAGTTGTTGTGAATGCACCTGCTGTCAAAGCTCCGTGAACAGATCCCGATGCACCTCCTTCTGATTGCATTTCAACAACATCAACAGATTCACCAAAAATATTTTTCCTTTTATTTGCTGCCCAAGCATCGGCATATTCTCCCATCGGTGAAGATGGAGTAATAGGATAAATTGCAGCAACATCGCTAAAGGCATAAGCGACATGAGCGGCCGCAGTATTACCATCAATCGTTTTTTTCTCAAACTGTTTCATTACTTTCCTCTTATTTATTTTAAATTTATTCACTTCCAATTAATAACTCTAATTTAATAAATATTTTTATAAATATAAAGGTTTTTTTTAAAAAAATATCAAAAAAGAGAAATGCAATATTTGAGATATGTAGCATTTCTGCTTATGAGTTTTTTTGCTATGTTTTATTTATCTACGAGTATAAAACTGATAGAAATTGAATTGAAAAACTCAGCGTCTTTGCGTCTTTGCGGTAAGATCAGAACCAATCTCAAGTTTCTACAATTCATTTTTCACAATAAGATGTTTTCTATTTGGTCCTGTCGAAATTATTCCAATTGGAACATTCAAATATTCTTCGATAAAGTTTATATAATTTATGCAATTTTTTGGTAATTCGTTAATATCTGTTATTCCGTAAACCTCTTTTTCCCAGCCGTCGAATTCTTTATAGATTGGATTATCGTTTTTATCACGGTCGATTGCAACTTTAATTTTATCAAATCCCGAGAGAACACTTAATTTTGTGATGATGAGATAATTGAATCCATTCAACATAATTGCTTTTTTTACTAATGGCAAATCTAACCAGCCACATCTTCTCGGTCGTCCGGTTGTGGCTCCGAATTCATTTCCATTTGCTCTTAATTTTTCGCCTGTTTCGTCACGCAATTCTGTAGGAAACGGCCCTTCGCCAACTCTCGTTGTGTATGATTTCATTATTCCAATTCGTTTATCAAATTCAATAAAAACACCTGCTCCGGTTAAAGCTCCGCCGATTGTAGTTGAAGATGAGGTGACGAAAGGATATGTTCCGTGGTCAATATCAAGCAGAGTTCCTTGTGCACCTTCGTATAGAATATTTTTGTTTTTCTGAATAGATTCATAGATTATTTTTTTTGTATCTGTAATAAACGGCTTAATTTTTGTTGCAGATTTTAGAATATTTGGTAATTCATCTTTTATCTTTGAAATTTTTGTATCGTTGATGAAAGTATAATTTCTTTTATAATACGCTAATTGTTCAATAAATTTTTGTTCAAAAGTTCCATCAAGAATTGATTCCATTCTGATTCCGGATCTTTGGACTTTATCCATATATGTTGGACCGATACCGCGAGATGTCGTGCCGATTTTTTCATTCAACTCTTTGTCTAAAATTTTATGAAGTGGTGTGACAATATGTGCTTCCGCTGAAATAAAGAAATTGTTTTTAGAAATTGAAACACCTGATTTTTCCATATTTTCCATCTCTTCAGAAAGTGTGACGGGATCAATCACACAACCGTTTCCGATAATATTTTTTGATTTGCCAGAAATTACACCACTTGGAATGAGATGTAAAACGAATTTTTTATCCTCAATTATTACCGTATGGCCGGCATTTGCTCCACCTTGAAAACGAACAACCAAGTCCATTTTTTGTGAAACAATATCAACCATCTTTCCCTTTCCTTCATCTCCCCACTGTGAACCCATTATTATATATTTTGACATTTTTCAATTCCTTTTTTTATTTTTTACTAACACTTAATTATACAAAATAGGATAA is drawn from Bacteroidota bacterium and contains these coding sequences:
- the nifJ gene encoding pyruvate:ferredoxin (flavodoxin) oxidoreductase, which encodes MKQFEKKTIDGNTAAAHVAYAFSDVAAIYPITPSSPMGEYADAWAANKRKNIFGESVDVVEMQSEGGASGSVHGALTAGAFTTTFTASQGLMLMLPNMHKIAGEMLPTVFHVSARSLAVQSLSIFGDHSDVMSARNTGFAEMAVSSIQEILDLALVSHLATLKTKVPFLNFFDGFRNSHEIQKVEMIDYDTMKSLVENKYVEDFRSRALNSENPQIKVGAQNPDVYFQGRETVNKYYDEAPEIVQEYMDKVAKKIGRQYHLFDYFGAPDAEKIIIAMGSACDTIEETINYLNKNGEKLGLIKIRLFRPFSVKHLLNVLPKSVKKIAVLDRTKEPGSIGEPLYLDIVAGLKDENLTIIGGRYGLSSKEFTPQMVKGVFDHLDNKCTHGFTVGINDDVTNLSIDYPETLNTTPEGTISCKFWGLGADGTVGANKNSIKIIGDNTDMYAQGYFQYDSKKSGGTTRSHLRFGKEKIQSEYLVDNTDFIACHNQAFIGRYDILEGIKENGVFLLNSNLKSDEVFENLTKDMQKTIIEKNIKLYNINALEIANKVKLGGRINTIMQAAFFLISEVLEKETAIKMIKDAIEKSYLKKGKKIVEMNWKAVDATNEALVKIDIPKELPKKSKEPKELVPKDSVGFIKNVIEPIMREKGDDIPVSQMPFDGYVPTGTMKLEKRGSAPTVPHWDAEKCIQCNQCAFVCPHASIRPKLIDPKDLENAPKEFNVLDAMGKDKDKKYKIQVFIDDCVGCGSCVNECPTQALAMSPIETERELGEETNYKFFVDLPEDVNGNNDTTKVKGSQFKQPLFEFSGACAGCGETPYVKLTTQLFGDRMIIANATGCSSIYGGTFPTIPYTKNKDGHGPAWANSLFEDNAEYGFGMRLAVDSNRKLLKSATKKLIEMNIENSLKTALKYSLDNWDAVDDEAKNNVENIKTLLQKESKNEILDKVKELQNYFIQKSVWSFGGDGWAYDIGYGGLDHVLAMNKNINILVLDTEVYSNTGGQASKASPLGAVAKFAESGKETIKKDLGRIAMSYGYIYVASVAMGYNKNQLMKALIEAEAYDGPSLIIAYTPCIAHGIDMSKTQQEEKLAVETGYWLTYRYNPLLKKEGKNPFILDSKAPKKPVEEFFVNEGRYESLKRTFPDNVEKFRTDSDKFIKERYEDYKKLAEK
- a CDS encoding MBL fold metallo-hydrolase gives rise to the protein MIIQPLASGSKGNITLIASEKTKILIDQGLSGKQATIRLENAGHDPKDIQAIFLTHEHGDHIGGVRVFAKKYQIPVYINSNILHIAKERKKFDEIKDIRTFNPSDDIEFEDLHLHPFRVSHDAEDTVNFIIKNKNKSVGIFTDLGFVNNIVKMNAKKLDLMILEANYDVEMLKNGVYPLELQQRIKSKFGHLSNEQSVKFLIETLKKNKMQNVILGHLSEKNNDPNLAMDYFLEKLENSNNSVNITVANQHKITNSFEI
- a CDS encoding adenylosuccinate synthase, whose protein sequence is MSKYIIMGSQWGDEGKGKMVDIVSQKMDLVVRFQGGANAGHTVIIEDKKFVLHLIPSGVISGKSKNIIGNGCVIDPVTLSEEMENMEKSGVSISKNNFFISAEAHIVTPLHKILDKELNEKIGTTSRGIGPTYMDKVQRSGIRMESILDGTFEQKFIEQLAYYKRNYTFINDTKISKIKDELPNILKSATKIKPFITDTKKIIYESIQKNKNILYEGAQGTLLDIDHGTYPFVTSSSTTIGGALTGAGVFIEFDKRIGIMKSYTTRVGEGPFPTELRDETGEKLRANGNEFGATTGRPRRCGWLDLPLVKKAIMLNGFNYLIITKLSVLSGFDKIKVAIDRDKNDNPIYKEFDGWEKEVYGITDINELPKNCINYINFIEEYLNVPIGIISTGPNRKHLIVKNEL